The Silene latifolia isolate original U9 population unplaced genomic scaffold, ASM4854445v1 chrun_scaffold_16, whole genome shotgun sequence genome includes a region encoding these proteins:
- the LOC141637304 gene encoding uncharacterized protein LOC141637304, translating into MDPNNPNFLQNLIEALQNLSELSPRGTPRRGEQSREEFKVSELPEFVGGTDPEDYLEWERKIERMFEFKDLDDEKCCKYAILRLSRGASLWYEGFKVKRARAGKEKISSWESLKRKLRKRYIPATYRLTTYRKIAELTQERSSVSDYINEFENLTLMGGIEESEDLKMARFLRGLNRNIANSVELQSYADFDSLCNLCLKVEAQGKAKLTPTHGEGGRSWRSEGHSRGSPSSRTVETTPKTISTPESAPKIPVPKETSLSRVWCFKCQGFGHFQNACPNKRNIALREAIAVRDELYDEEERLGGVFNFE; encoded by the coding sequence atggatCCCAACAATCCTAATTTCCTTCAAAATCTTATAGAAGCACTACAAAATCTTTCGGAACTTAGTCCACGTGGAACACCACGTCGAGGTGAACAAAGTCGAGAAGAATTCAAAGTAAGTGAACTACCCGAGTTTGTGGGAGGCACGGATCCCGAGGATTACCTCGAATGGGAGAGGAAAATTGAACGGATGTTTGAGTTCAAGGACCTGGATGACGAGAAGTGTTGCAAGTACGCCATTCTACGACTAAGTCGTGGAGCCTCCCTATGGTATGAAGGCTTTAAGGTAAAACGTGCCCGGGCAGGAAAGGAAAAGATATCCTCTTGGGAATCTCTCAAAAGGAAGCTACGCAAGAGATACATCCCAGCCACGTATAGGCTCACTACGTATCGCAAGATTGCTGAGTTGACTCAAGAGAGGAGCAGTGTCTCAGATTACATAAATGAGTTTGAAAATCTTACTTTGATGGGAGGAATAGAGGAAAGTGAAGACTTGAAGATGGCTCGATTCCTTCGTGGACTAAATCGTAACATAGCCAATTCAGTTGAATTACAATCTTACGCTGACTTCGATTCCTTGTGTAATCTATGTCTCAAGGTCGAAGCCCAAGGGAAAGCCAAGCTCACCCCAACTCATGGTGAGGGTGGTCGAAGCTGGAGGAGCGAAGGACACTCAAGGGGAAGTCCGAGTAGTCGTACGGTTGAGACTACACCTAAGACGATTTCCACCCCTGAGTCCGCTCCCAAGATACCCGTTCCTAAAGAGACAAGTTTATCTAGAGTATGGTGTTTCAAATGCCAAGGATTTGGGCATTTTCAGAACGCGTGCCCAAATAAGAGAAACATTGCACTAAGGGAAGCTATTGCCGTTCGAGACGAGTTGTATGATGAAGAAGAACGATTGGGTGGTGTGTTCAACTTCGAATAA